The Nicotiana tomentosiformis chromosome 2, ASM39032v3, whole genome shotgun sequence genome includes the window TGTGATTTCTTTGGGTTGTCCACTCGGTCAGTAATACTAATTTTGTTAATCGTTTGTCTTTTCTATTGTGAGTAAATAAAATACGTGTTGGGTTTAAGTTTGCGGTTATAATAGAGTgaatggaaaatgaaattttgaatttCATTTTGACAAAGGGACATTATCCAATATTGGAGGAGTAAAAGAGTTTTGATACATACAATTGCACGTCTTCTAGtccttaaagagttaagaagaaggcatatctcgcgccgtcgtcgctcggcttGGCTTTGGCTTCGGATTTGATCAAATGATCTAATAGAATTTAAATTTGGCGGTTTGCATAAATGACCCATTTTGAGTTGCAGCCTTACATAAATACATGATCTTTCCCTCAGATTTTCCTTACGAAAATTCTGATTTTTccgggtttgaagtaccgctacaccagtgaggGTAATCTGTTCTATCATGGGAGGAAATAATTTTAAACCTCGGTTACTAGGAGgagattaagttccttaagggaACACTGtaaattcagtgggctcggattaatTTCTGTTTTTCTACATTTCTAGTTTTTACGTTGATACtgattttttaatatattttcgaatacagattactaacaagcttaaggaacttaatccttTTTTGTTTTCTGTATTCATCTTATATTGTGTTTGTGGGAGACTAATTCTAGTAATTTCTACTCTCATTTTGGACTTCGAATTTTCTACTCCTTGGTTGAGATTAAAGTCCTTGGGACTTTCTACTTAATTACGAGATTAAAATCTTTGTGTTTTTTTACTCGAtgtgtattcggtttgaagatataaaatCTTCATCAtggtatttaatttatttatgttAAAGTTTATTCGGTTCGAAGATTTTAAATACTTCACCGTTAATTAATTTTGTTTATGTTTTGTGACTAACAGAAATGATAGAAGAAGGAACCCCCGTGGTTGGCTCTACGAGCAATTTTTCTACTTCCAGTCGTTTTATGCTACCCCCGGATTCGGCGAAAAAGCTCGAAGAAAATTTCGGGCTTGATTTCAAATGTTGGTAACAAAAGATGTTCTTCTATTTGAATACTTTGAGTCTACATAAGTTCATCAAGGAGGACGTTCCGGTTTTGTCGGAATTAACTCTTGAAAATGAACGTTATATTGTGACTGAGGCATGGAAGCACTCAGATTTCTTAtgcaagaattacattcttagcggactggaggaTGATCCTTACAATATCTATAGTAATGTGAAAATTTCGAAAGAACTATGGGATGCATTGGAAAAGAAGTATAAAATCGAGGATGCCGGTTTGAAGAAGTTTGTTGCAACTAAATTTTTGGACTATAAGATAGTAGACAACAAGCATGTCATTACACAAGTTCAAGAGCTGCAAGTTATAATTCATGATCTCCTTGTTGAAGGTATAATCCGAGTTAATGCTTCTGTTAAAAGTATTAATTTTGTTACTAATTACAAATTTTTTAATTGAAGGTTTGTTTATCAATGAGGCATTTCAagttgcagcaatgattgagaagttgcctcctttATGGAGGGACTTTAAGAACTACTTAAAACACAGTCGTAAGGAGATGAAACTCGAAAATCTCATCGTTCGATTGAGGATCGAAGAGCACAATAAAGCTGCAGAAAAGAAGACACGTGAAAACTCAATAattatgggagcaaatattgttgaga containing:
- the LOC138905108 gene encoding uncharacterized protein, whose translation is MFFYLNTLSLHKFIKEDVPVLSELTLENERYIVTEAWKHSDFLCKNYILSGLEDDPYNIYSNVKISKELWDALEKKYKIEDAGLKKFVATKFLDYKIVDNKHVITQVQELQVIIHDLLVEGLFINEAFQVAAMIEKLPPLWRDFKNYLKHSRKEMKLENLIVRLRIEEHNKAAEKKTRENSIIMGANIVETAPTNPKKRKKSSGPKNYPSKKKFKRNCHNCGKLGHKAAECCVSKKEKKKGQANMVETNDDVDDLYAMLSDNLVENSKEW